The Lactuca sativa cultivar Salinas chromosome 2, Lsat_Salinas_v11, whole genome shotgun sequence genome includes a window with the following:
- the LOC111881728 gene encoding 28 kDa ribonucleoprotein, chloroplastic produces the protein MAAATATAAAAIGSPFSKCNIKSKPWSSDPIFLRLTSTVPRLQSSSLSHSLTRTDPIPISGKWRVLRVSASVAQEEAAVSATEEETLEQEEEPVVKEVQEVSGDGGDQPEAISSVHTKLYFGNLPYLCDSAQLAGIIQDYASPELVEVLYDRDTGKSRGFAFVTMSSIEDCKAVIENLDGREYGGRTLRVNFSDKPKPKEPLYPETEYKLFVGNLSWSVTSESLTEKFSEHGNVVGARVLYDGETGRSRGYGFVSYSTKSEMESALQALNGVELEGRSVRVSLAQGKKQ, from the exons ATGGCCGCTGCGACTGCCACTGCTGCCGCTGCCATCGGCTCTCCTTTCTCCAAATGTAACATAAAATCAAAGCCATGGTCTTCGGATCCTATATTTCTTAGATTAACTTCTACAGTACCCAGGTTACAATCATCATCATTATCTCATTCTCTTACGAGAACTGATCCAATACCCATATCCGGAAAGTGGCGGGTGCTAAGGGTATCAGCTTCGGTGGCGCAAGAAGAAGCGGCGGTATCAGCGACGGAGGAGGAAACCCTCGAGCAAGAGGAGGAGCCGGTGGTCAAAGAAGTGCAAGAAGTCTCCGGTGACGGAGGAGATCAACCCGAGGCAATCAGTTCTGTACATACCAAGCTTTACTTCGGGAATTTGCCGTATCTCTGCGATAGTGCTCAGCTCGCCGGAATAATTCAAGATTACGCTAGTCCGGAGCTTGTTGAG GTACTCTACGATAGGGACACTGGTAAAAGCAGAGGCTTTGCGTTTGTGACAATGAGTAGCATCGAAGATTGTAAAGCTGTCATTGAAAACCTCGATGGAAGA GAATATGGTGGAAGAACATTAAGGGTGAATTTTTCTGATAAACCAAAGCCGAAAGAACCATTATACCCAGAAACAGAGTACAAGTTATTCGTTGGAAATCTTTCATGGTCTGTTACCTCCGAAAGCCTAACAGAAAAATTTAGCGAACATGGCAATGTGGTTGGAGCAAGGGTTCTATATGATGGTGAAACTGGAAGGTCTCGTGGTTATGGCTTTGTGAGTTACTCCACGAAATCAGAAATGGAGTCAGCCCTTCAGGCTCTTAATGGAGTG GAGCTAGAAGGGAGATCAGTGAGAGTTAGCCTCGCACAGGGAAAAAAGCAGTAA
- the LOC111881727 gene encoding 3-isopropylmalate dehydratase large subunit, chloroplastic isoform X2, with the protein MATSCSISSASSSFFNKISQKDGDQYAQPSFAITISTQKQASRKILSIMTPQTSERKPSTTGSVKTGMTMTEKIFSRASEKSNLIPGENVWVNVDTLMTHDVCGPGAIGVFKKEFGNNAKVWDCEKIVIIPDHYIFTSDERANRNVDIIRDFSNEQNIKYFYDITDRSNFKANPDYKGVCHIALAQEGHCRPGEILLGTDSHTCTAGAFGQFATGIGNTDAGFVLGTGKLLLKVPPTLRFVMDGEMPDYLLAKDLILQIIGEISVSGATYKAMEFVGTTVESLSMEERMTLCNMVVEAGGKNGIVPADATTFKYLEDKTSMPYEPVYSDAQARFLSEYRIDVTKLEPLVAKPHSPDNRALARECKDVKLDRVYIGSCTGGKTEDFLAAARVFLASVWMDLYTLPVPGSGGKTCSQIFEQVGCDSPRSPSCGACVGGPLDNYARMNEPQVCLSTTNRNFPGRMGHKAGQIYLASPYTAAASALTGFVTDPREFLH; encoded by the exons ATGGCGACTTCATGTTCAATCTCTTCAGCCTCTTCCTCTTTCTTCAACAAG ATTTCCCAGAAAGATGGGGATCAATATGCGCAACCCTCATTTGCGATCACCATTTCCACGCAAAAACAAGCTTCAAGGAAGATCCTTTCTATCATGACACCACAAACATCTGAACGTAAACCATCAACAACCGGTTCA GTAAAGACAGGAATGACGATGACAGAAAAAATATTTTCTCGAGCTTCTGAAAAATCCAATCTGATCCCTGGTGAGAATGTTTGGGTCAACGTTGACACTTTGATGACCCATGATGTTTGTGGCCCTGGTGCTATAGGAGTCTTCAAGAAAGAATTTGGCAACAATGCTAAG GTTTGGGATTGTGAAAAGATTGTCATCATACCTGACCACTATATATTCACAAGTGATGAAAGGGCAAATAGAAATGTTGATATCATAAGGGATTTCTCAAACGAGCAAAACATAAAGTATTTCTACGATATAACGGATCGTAGTAATTTCAAG GCTAATCCTGATTATAAAGGTGTATGTCATATTGCTCTTGCACAAGAAGGCCATTGCAGACCTGGAGAG ATTCTTCTTGGTACTGATTCCCACACATGTACTGCTGGAGCATTTGGCCAGTTTGCAACCGGAATTGGAAACACGGATGCCGGTTTTGTGTTGGGAACCGGAAAGCTTTTGCTTAAG GTACCTCCAACTTTAAGATTTGTGATGGATGGAGAAATGCCGGATTATCTTCTTGCAAAGGATCTGATCCTACAA ATAATTGGTGAAATATCTGTATCTGGTGCAACATATAAAGCAATGGAGTTTGTTGGGACAACTGTGGAAAGTCTAAGT ATGGAAGAAAGAATGACATTATGCAACATGGTGGTTGAAGCCGGGGGTAAGAATGGTATTGTTCCAGCCGATGCTACAACATttaaataccttgag GACAAAACTTCTATGCCTTATGAACCAGTCTACAGTGATGCTCAAGCAAG ATTTCTTTCCGAATATAGAATTGATGTCACAAAATTGGAGCCACTTGTGGCAAAG CCACATTCTCCTGATAATCGTGCTTTAGCACGAGAATGCAAGGATGTGAAACTAGACAGAGTGTATATCGGCTCATGCACAGGAGGCAAAACCGAGGATTTTCTAGCTGCTGCTAGAGTGTTCCTAGCTTCC GTGTGGATGGACTTGTATACCCTACCAGTGCCAGGTTCGGGTGGCAAAACTTGTTCCCAGATATTTGAACAAGTGGGCTGCGATTCACCTAGGAGTCCTAGTTGTGGTGCTTGTGTGGGTGGTCCATTGGATAATTATGCACGCATGAATGAACCTCAG GTTTGTTTATCAACCACCAATCGGAACTTTCCAGGTCGCATGGGACACAAAGCTGGTCAAATCTATTTAGCTTCTCCTTACACTGCTGCAGCTTCGGCTTTGACTGGTTTTGTGACTGATCCAAGAGAGTTTCTTCATTGA
- the LOC111881727 gene encoding 3-isopropylmalate dehydratase large subunit, chloroplastic isoform X1, whose amino-acid sequence MATSCSISSASSSFFNKISQKDGDQYAQPSFAITISTQKQASRKILSIMTPQTSERKPSTTGSVKTGMTMTEKIFSRASEKSNLIPGENVWVNVDTLMTHDVCGPGAIGVFKKEFGNNAKVWDCEKIVIIPDHYIFTSDERANRNVDIIRDFSNEQNIKYFYDITDRSNFKANPDYKGVCHIALAQEGHCRPGEILLGTDSHTCTAGAFGQFATGIGNTDAGFVLGTGKLLLKVPPTLRFVMDGEMPDYLLAKDLILQIIGEISVSGATYKAMEFVGTTVESLSMEERMTLCNMVVEAGGKNGIVPADATTFKYLEDKTSMPYEPVYSDAQARFLSEYRIDVTKLEPLVAKPHSPDNRALARECKDVKLDRVYIGSCTGGKTEDFLAAARVFLASSGNGKVKVPTFIVPATQKVWMDLYTLPVPGSGGKTCSQIFEQVGCDSPRSPSCGACVGGPLDNYARMNEPQVCLSTTNRNFPGRMGHKAGQIYLASPYTAAASALTGFVTDPREFLH is encoded by the exons ATGGCGACTTCATGTTCAATCTCTTCAGCCTCTTCCTCTTTCTTCAACAAG ATTTCCCAGAAAGATGGGGATCAATATGCGCAACCCTCATTTGCGATCACCATTTCCACGCAAAAACAAGCTTCAAGGAAGATCCTTTCTATCATGACACCACAAACATCTGAACGTAAACCATCAACAACCGGTTCA GTAAAGACAGGAATGACGATGACAGAAAAAATATTTTCTCGAGCTTCTGAAAAATCCAATCTGATCCCTGGTGAGAATGTTTGGGTCAACGTTGACACTTTGATGACCCATGATGTTTGTGGCCCTGGTGCTATAGGAGTCTTCAAGAAAGAATTTGGCAACAATGCTAAG GTTTGGGATTGTGAAAAGATTGTCATCATACCTGACCACTATATATTCACAAGTGATGAAAGGGCAAATAGAAATGTTGATATCATAAGGGATTTCTCAAACGAGCAAAACATAAAGTATTTCTACGATATAACGGATCGTAGTAATTTCAAG GCTAATCCTGATTATAAAGGTGTATGTCATATTGCTCTTGCACAAGAAGGCCATTGCAGACCTGGAGAG ATTCTTCTTGGTACTGATTCCCACACATGTACTGCTGGAGCATTTGGCCAGTTTGCAACCGGAATTGGAAACACGGATGCCGGTTTTGTGTTGGGAACCGGAAAGCTTTTGCTTAAG GTACCTCCAACTTTAAGATTTGTGATGGATGGAGAAATGCCGGATTATCTTCTTGCAAAGGATCTGATCCTACAA ATAATTGGTGAAATATCTGTATCTGGTGCAACATATAAAGCAATGGAGTTTGTTGGGACAACTGTGGAAAGTCTAAGT ATGGAAGAAAGAATGACATTATGCAACATGGTGGTTGAAGCCGGGGGTAAGAATGGTATTGTTCCAGCCGATGCTACAACATttaaataccttgag GACAAAACTTCTATGCCTTATGAACCAGTCTACAGTGATGCTCAAGCAAG ATTTCTTTCCGAATATAGAATTGATGTCACAAAATTGGAGCCACTTGTGGCAAAG CCACATTCTCCTGATAATCGTGCTTTAGCACGAGAATGCAAGGATGTGAAACTAGACAGAGTGTATATCGGCTCATGCACAGGAGGCAAAACCGAGGATTTTCTAGCTGCTGCTAGAGTGTTCCTAGCTTCC AGTGGTAATGGTAAGGTCAAAGTTCCCACATTCATTGTCCCAGCTACACAAAAG GTGTGGATGGACTTGTATACCCTACCAGTGCCAGGTTCGGGTGGCAAAACTTGTTCCCAGATATTTGAACAAGTGGGCTGCGATTCACCTAGGAGTCCTAGTTGTGGTGCTTGTGTGGGTGGTCCATTGGATAATTATGCACGCATGAATGAACCTCAG GTTTGTTTATCAACCACCAATCGGAACTTTCCAGGTCGCATGGGACACAAAGCTGGTCAAATCTATTTAGCTTCTCCTTACACTGCTGCAGCTTCGGCTTTGACTGGTTTTGTGACTGATCCAAGAGAGTTTCTTCATTGA